In one window of Ferrovum sp. PN-J185 DNA:
- a CDS encoding DUF2237 family protein has product MEINAKNVLDGPLEACSYSPLTGFFRDGCCHTGMDDVGSHVVCAVMTEEFLHFSLKRGNDLITPRPEYRFKGLQPGDRWCLCVTRWQEAYLSGVAPPVVLQSTHVRALSVVTLEALKEHAY; this is encoded by the coding sequence ATGGAAATCAATGCTAAGAATGTACTGGATGGGCCACTAGAGGCGTGCTCTTATTCTCCTTTAACAGGTTTTTTTAGAGATGGATGTTGTCATACGGGTATGGATGACGTGGGTAGTCATGTGGTATGTGCTGTTATGACCGAAGAGTTTTTACACTTTTCTCTGAAAAGAGGGAATGACCTTATTACCCCTCGTCCTGAATATCGATTTAAAGGCTTACAACCGGGAGATCGTTGGTGTTTATGTGTAACCCGTTGGCAGGAAGCCTATCTTTCTGGAGTGGCTCCTCCTGTGGTGTTACAAAGCACTCATGTGCGAGCACTCTCGGTGGTTACTCTGGAAGCGTTGAAAGAGCATGCGTACTAA
- a CDS encoding histone deacetylase family protein, with amino-acid sequence MLDVYYSHHFVLPLPPGHRFPMDKYAMLFDEVRQLPNIVFHEAPKIELTNLLLAHDRDYIHRVIEGTLTESEIKEIGFPWSPKMVERSLRSVGATYQAALTALKNQIAVSLAGGTHHAHYQRGSGFCVFNDIAVSALALLDNYPDLRIVIIDLDVHQGDGSAAILSQYSDVFTFSMHGKNNYPFTKEKSDLDIALPDGCNDVIYLDLLENALSHIEEQIKPDFVFYLAGVDPHDNDRLGRLKITEEGLIKRDKEVFNWVRKHKASCTVVMGGGYGNDLNITVRLHANTVSIASTYKSDY; translated from the coding sequence GTGTTAGACGTTTACTATAGCCATCATTTTGTATTACCTCTTCCTCCTGGGCATCGTTTTCCTATGGATAAATATGCCATGCTCTTTGACGAGGTTCGTCAATTACCAAATATTGTATTTCATGAAGCACCAAAAATTGAGTTAACAAATCTCCTTTTGGCCCATGACAGGGATTATATTCATCGTGTCATAGAGGGAACACTCACTGAGTCAGAAATCAAGGAAATTGGTTTTCCATGGAGCCCCAAAATGGTGGAAAGATCTCTTCGCTCTGTGGGAGCCACCTATCAGGCTGCATTAACTGCGTTAAAAAATCAGATAGCAGTGAGTTTGGCCGGAGGAACTCACCATGCTCATTACCAGCGTGGTAGTGGTTTTTGCGTATTTAATGATATTGCAGTCTCGGCACTCGCTTTATTAGACAATTATCCTGATTTGCGTATTGTTATTATTGATTTAGATGTACACCAAGGTGATGGTAGCGCTGCTATTTTGTCTCAATATTCAGATGTTTTTACCTTTTCTATGCATGGTAAAAATAACTATCCCTTCACTAAAGAAAAAAGTGATCTTGATATTGCTCTACCTGATGGTTGTAACGATGTCATATATCTGGATTTACTAGAAAATGCGTTAAGTCATATTGAGGAACAAATAAAACCTGATTTTGTGTTTTATTTGGCAGGTGTTGACCCCCATGACAATGATCGGTTAGGGCGCCTTAAGATTACAGAAGAGGGCTTAATAAAGCGCGATAAAGAGGTCTTTAATTGGGTAAGAAAGCACAAGGCATCCTGCACTGTGGTAATGGGTGGCGGCTATGGTAATGATCTCAACATCACCGTTCGTCTACATGCAAATACAGTAAGTATTGCATCAACATACAAAAGTGATTATTGA
- a CDS encoding c-type cytochrome has translation MKTITKIISLSAMTLALASCADLGSNPTHSSERSRNLNNPNVTGSTYAQQVCSTCHGLNGQSINPTFPNLAHQTKEYIAVELHELKDETRLDPAAQQFMWGVARNLTDKQIDQLAEYFSKQPAPVNTAYADPKLVVEGKKIWQEGNLSGGVPPCSGCHGENAEGNANIPRLAGQHSDYIYKQLTVFNDDYELVNDHKDIQSNLEDPGVTENGEPWRAGNNGAVMELMSHGLSKEQRMAVANYLQTLR, from the coding sequence ATGAAAACAATTACCAAAATCATCTCACTCTCAGCCATGACACTGGCTCTAGCCTCTTGTGCTGATTTGGGATCCAACCCAACTCATTCCAGTGAGAGAAGTCGTAATCTAAATAATCCAAACGTGACAGGATCTACTTATGCACAACAAGTTTGTTCAACTTGTCACGGATTAAATGGTCAATCAATTAATCCAACATTCCCAAACCTGGCTCATCAGACAAAAGAATATATAGCAGTTGAGTTACATGAATTAAAGGATGAGACGCGTCTTGACCCAGCTGCTCAACAATTCATGTGGGGTGTTGCTCGTAATTTAACTGACAAACAAATTGATCAACTTGCGGAGTATTTTTCTAAACAGCCTGCACCTGTTAATACAGCTTATGCTGATCCTAAACTAGTTGTTGAAGGTAAAAAAATATGGCAAGAAGGGAATCTATCAGGTGGTGTTCCTCCTTGTTCAGGTTGTCACGGAGAAAACGCTGAGGGTAATGCTAATATTCCGCGACTAGCTGGACAACATAGTGATTATATTTACAAACAATTAACCGTATTTAATGACGACTATGAGTTAGTAAATGATCACAAAGACATTCAAAGTAACCTTGAAGATCCGGGCGTTACTGAAAACGGTGAACCTTGGCGCGCCGGCAACAACGGTGCTGTTATGGAGCTTATGTCTCATGGCCTAAGTAAAGAGCAAAGAATGGCAGTAGCTAATTACTTACAAACATTAAGATAA
- the tkt gene encoding transketolase, producing the protein MTQVSTSTMANAIRALAMDAVQKANSGHPGAPMGMAEMAVALWGRHLKHNPKNPLWPDRDRFVLSNGHASMLIYALLHLTGYDLPIEEIKNFRQLHSKTPGHPEYGITAGIETTTGPLGQGITNAVGMALAERMMAEQFNKPNHAIVDHFTYVFMGDGCLMEGISHEACALAGTLGLNKLIAFWDDNGISIDGHVEAWFADDTPKRFEAYGWNVIRAVDGHNVEALSTAIESAKTSSKPTLICCQTNIGHGSPNKAGTHDVHGAPLGHDEIAASRAALNWPHAPFEIPQEVYAAWDASASGQQVEQAWQDKFNAYEKAYPQDAKEFLRRMAGDLPKEFELTVMEFIAKCRDKGETIASRKASQNTLEAYGPTLPELFGGSADLTGSNLTNWSGSKSLKKGVPGNYLSYGVREFGMSAIMNGVALHGGFIPYGGTFLTFSDYSRNALRMAALMRIRSIFVFTHDSIGLGEDGPTHQSIEHVSSLRLIPNMDVWRPADTTETAVAWAQAIERKHGPSCLIFSRQNLPFQSRTPEQIVNIAKGGYVLKEAEGLAQAVIIATGSEVSIAVDAQQQLLKEGIPVRVVSIPSTFAFDQQSKEYIDSVLPPGIPRVAIEAGSTALWWKYGTKAVLGIDTFGESAPAGALFKHFKLTAEHLSSTVKSIL; encoded by the coding sequence ATGACACAAGTGAGCACCAGCACAATGGCGAATGCAATTCGTGCATTAGCCATGGATGCCGTTCAAAAAGCCAATTCCGGCCACCCTGGAGCACCCATGGGTATGGCCGAAATGGCAGTAGCCCTATGGGGACGACATCTTAAACATAACCCTAAAAACCCACTGTGGCCTGACCGTGATCGCTTTGTGCTATCTAATGGTCACGCCTCTATGTTGATTTATGCCCTACTGCATTTAACAGGCTATGACTTACCTATTGAGGAAATTAAAAACTTTCGTCAATTACACAGCAAAACACCAGGTCACCCTGAATACGGTATAACTGCAGGGATAGAGACTACTACCGGCCCTCTCGGTCAAGGTATTACCAATGCTGTGGGGATGGCGTTAGCTGAACGAATGATGGCGGAACAATTTAATAAACCTAATCACGCTATTGTTGATCACTTCACTTACGTATTTATGGGTGATGGCTGTCTCATGGAAGGGATTAGTCATGAAGCCTGTGCATTAGCTGGAACCTTGGGACTCAATAAACTCATCGCCTTTTGGGACGACAATGGTATTTCCATTGACGGTCATGTGGAAGCCTGGTTTGCTGATGACACACCAAAGCGCTTTGAGGCTTATGGTTGGAATGTGATTCGTGCTGTGGATGGTCATAATGTTGAAGCCTTATCAACAGCTATTGAGAGCGCTAAAACCAGTTCAAAACCAACACTCATTTGTTGTCAAACCAACATTGGTCATGGCAGCCCCAATAAAGCCGGTACTCATGATGTTCATGGTGCACCACTGGGGCATGATGAAATCGCAGCCTCTCGTGCTGCACTCAATTGGCCTCACGCTCCTTTTGAAATCCCACAAGAAGTGTACGCGGCATGGGATGCATCTGCATCAGGTCAACAAGTCGAGCAAGCTTGGCAAGATAAATTCAATGCCTATGAAAAAGCCTACCCACAGGACGCCAAAGAATTTTTGCGACGCATGGCAGGTGATTTACCTAAAGAGTTTGAATTAACGGTGATGGAGTTTATTGCTAAGTGCCGTGATAAAGGAGAGACCATAGCTTCACGTAAGGCCAGTCAAAATACCTTAGAAGCCTATGGTCCAACACTGCCAGAGCTCTTTGGTGGTTCTGCTGATTTAACAGGATCAAACCTCACCAATTGGAGTGGTTCAAAATCGCTCAAAAAAGGAGTGCCAGGTAACTACTTAAGTTATGGGGTACGTGAGTTTGGTATGAGTGCCATTATGAATGGTGTGGCATTACATGGTGGCTTTATTCCCTATGGTGGCACCTTCTTAACCTTCTCAGACTATAGCCGTAATGCTTTGAGAATGGCCGCTCTCATGAGAATTCGCAGTATTTTTGTGTTTACTCATGATTCCATTGGTTTAGGGGAAGATGGTCCTACTCACCAGTCCATTGAACATGTGTCAAGCTTAAGGCTCATCCCCAATATGGATGTATGGCGTCCAGCCGATACCACAGAAACTGCTGTAGCCTGGGCTCAGGCAATTGAACGCAAACATGGTCCAAGTTGCTTGATCTTTAGCCGTCAGAACCTCCCTTTCCAATCACGGACCCCAGAGCAGATAGTAAATATCGCCAAGGGTGGCTATGTGTTGAAAGAAGCGGAAGGACTGGCACAGGCGGTCATTATTGCCACAGGCTCTGAGGTATCAATCGCAGTGGATGCTCAACAACAATTACTCAAAGAGGGGATTCCAGTACGTGTGGTCTCAATCCCTTCCACCTTTGCCTTTGATCAGCAAAGTAAAGAGTACATTGATAGCGTATTGCCTCCTGGTATACCACGTGTTGCTATTGAAGCCGGTTCCACTGCCCTTTGGTGGAAATATGGAACAAAAGCGGTATTAGGTATTGATACCTTTGGTGAGTCAGCTCCTGCTGGCGCACTCTTTAAACACTTTAAATTAACTGCTGAGCACTTAAGCTCAACTGTCAAATCGATCTTGTAG
- the fba gene encoding class II fructose-bisphosphate aldolase (catalyzes the reversible aldol condensation of dihydroxyacetonephosphate and glyceraldehyde 3-phosphate in the Calvin cycle, glycolysis, and/or gluconeogenesis) — protein MALISLRQLLDHAAENGYGLPAFNVNNLEQIQAIMEAAKATNSPVIMQGSAGARKYAGEPFLRKLIEAAVEMYPEIPVCMHQDHGSSPSVCQRSIRSGFSSVMMDGSLMEDMKTPSSFEYNVDVTRRVVDMAHAVGVSVEGELGCLGSLESGMMGEEDGHGSDEQLSHDQLLTDPEQAADFVRKTQVDALAIAIGTSHGAYKFTKAPTGDTLAIWRVKEINARIPNTHLVMHGSSSVPQEWLEVIRANGGDIKETYGVPVEEIVEAIKYGVRKVNIDTDIRLAMTGAIRAHLFKNPGEFDPRKFLSDAKKAAVGICKARFEAFGSAGQAAKIKPISLEIMSERYAKGELTPQVK, from the coding sequence ATGGCACTCATCTCCTTAAGACAATTACTCGATCACGCAGCTGAAAACGGCTACGGACTTCCTGCTTTTAACGTCAATAACTTGGAACAAATTCAGGCTATTATGGAAGCTGCTAAAGCCACCAATAGTCCTGTCATCATGCAAGGTTCTGCTGGTGCCAGAAAATACGCAGGTGAACCCTTTTTACGTAAGCTTATTGAAGCTGCTGTGGAAATGTATCCAGAAATTCCTGTGTGTATGCACCAGGATCACGGCTCCAGCCCGTCAGTTTGTCAGCGCTCCATTCGTTCAGGTTTTTCTAGTGTGATGATGGATGGTTCTCTCATGGAAGACATGAAAACCCCCTCAAGCTTTGAGTATAACGTTGATGTAACGCGTCGCGTTGTGGATATGGCACACGCTGTTGGTGTGTCTGTTGAAGGTGAATTAGGTTGTTTGGGCTCACTTGAGTCGGGCATGATGGGTGAAGAAGATGGCCATGGTTCTGATGAACAATTAAGTCACGATCAACTCTTAACTGACCCCGAACAAGCTGCTGATTTTGTGCGTAAAACCCAAGTGGATGCGCTTGCAATTGCTATTGGTACCAGTCACGGAGCCTACAAATTCACCAAAGCACCAACAGGAGATACTCTGGCTATCTGGCGTGTTAAAGAAATCAATGCCCGTATCCCTAATACACACTTAGTCATGCATGGCTCCTCTTCTGTTCCTCAAGAGTGGTTAGAAGTGATTCGTGCCAATGGTGGTGACATCAAAGAAACTTATGGTGTGCCGGTTGAAGAGATTGTTGAAGCCATTAAGTACGGTGTTCGTAAAGTCAATATTGATACTGATATTCGTCTTGCAATGACCGGTGCTATTCGTGCTCACTTATTTAAAAACCCTGGTGAATTTGATCCGCGTAAATTCTTGAGTGACGCTAAAAAGGCGGCAGTAGGTATTTGTAAAGCGCGTTTTGAGGCTTTTGGTAGTGCTGGCCAAGCCGCCAAAATCAAACCTATTAGCTTGGAAATCATGAGCGAGCGTTACGCTAAGGGTGAGTTAACACCACAAGTAAAATAA
- the gph gene encoding phosphoglycolate phosphatase (PGP is an essential enzyme in the glycolate salvage pathway in higher organisms (photorespiration in plants). Phosphoglycolate results from the oxidase activity of RubisCO in the Calvin cycle when concentrations of carbon dioxide are low relative to oxygen. This enzyme is a member of the Haloacid Dehalogenase (HAD) superfamily of aspartate-nucleophile hydrolase enzymes (PF00702).) — MTLQFVFFDLDGTLIDTAGEITEATNRALAMDNISPLPRELVQNWIGKGTAWLFSQALESATGEGSQQGARFQRLYPEFLKQYEIVTGQLSEPFSDMEKVLALIKKEGVKLGVVTNKERSLTLQLLDHLNLTHYFDVVVAGGDAKRGKPYPDPLLLALEKAGVDRSGILFVGDSINDVEAARAAQISIWAFTHGYNHGLPISEANPDRVINGFNDLYEQLKTEFTFLPIH; from the coding sequence ATGACACTTCAATTTGTTTTTTTTGATTTAGATGGCACCTTGATTGATACCGCAGGAGAAATCACTGAGGCCACCAACCGTGCTCTTGCTATGGATAACATCTCACCTCTACCAAGAGAGTTAGTGCAAAACTGGATTGGTAAGGGAACGGCTTGGTTATTTTCTCAAGCACTCGAGAGCGCCACAGGAGAAGGTAGCCAACAAGGTGCACGCTTTCAGCGTCTCTATCCTGAATTCTTAAAACAGTACGAAATTGTCACTGGACAATTGAGCGAACCCTTTTCTGATATGGAAAAGGTGTTGGCGCTAATAAAGAAAGAAGGAGTGAAATTGGGGGTGGTCACCAATAAAGAGCGCTCGTTAACCTTGCAACTTCTTGATCATTTAAATCTCACTCATTATTTTGATGTGGTGGTGGCAGGAGGCGACGCCAAACGAGGCAAACCCTACCCTGACCCACTGTTACTCGCTCTTGAGAAAGCAGGAGTAGATCGCTCTGGGATTCTTTTTGTGGGTGACTCAATTAATGATGTTGAGGCAGCTCGTGCCGCACAAATTTCCATCTGGGCCTTCACTCATGGCTATAATCATGGTTTACCCATTAGTGAAGCCAATCCTGATCGCGTCATCAATGGTTTTAACGATTTATACGAACAATTAAAAACAGAATTTACTTTTTTACCAATACATTAA
- a CDS encoding phosphoribulokinase, translating into MSRKHPIIAVTGSSGAGTTTVMNSFKHIFRREKIHAQIVEGDSFHRYDRKAMRAEMKAQEEKGNMNFSHFGPEANLLKELATLFKSYGETGTGKIRKYLHDAGEAEPFKQEPGTFTPWMDVEQGSDLMFYEGLHGAYADAEINVAANVDLLVGVVPIINLEWIQKLHRDQKLRGYSQEAVTDTILRRMPDYVSHICPQFSRTHVNFQRVPTVDTSNPFIANDIPSADESMVVIRFANPKGIDFPYLLSMLDDSWMTRPNTLVIPGGKMGLAMQLIFTPMIMKLMDIKNKSF; encoded by the coding sequence ATGTCACGTAAACATCCTATTATTGCTGTAACCGGCTCTTCGGGTGCTGGTACTACCACTGTCATGAACAGTTTTAAACATATTTTTAGACGTGAAAAAATTCACGCACAAATTGTTGAGGGAGATTCCTTTCATCGCTACGATCGCAAAGCCATGCGCGCTGAAATGAAAGCGCAAGAAGAAAAAGGCAATATGAACTTTAGCCACTTTGGCCCTGAAGCTAACCTATTAAAAGAACTGGCAACACTATTTAAGTCTTACGGCGAAACGGGCACAGGTAAAATCAGAAAATACCTTCATGACGCAGGAGAAGCTGAACCCTTCAAACAAGAGCCAGGGACCTTTACACCTTGGATGGATGTGGAACAAGGTTCTGATTTAATGTTCTACGAAGGTCTACATGGTGCCTATGCGGATGCTGAAATCAATGTGGCTGCTAATGTTGATTTATTAGTGGGAGTGGTTCCTATTATCAACCTTGAGTGGATTCAAAAGTTGCATCGTGATCAAAAGTTACGTGGCTATTCACAAGAGGCTGTTACGGATACGATTTTGCGCCGCATGCCTGATTATGTCAGTCATATTTGCCCACAGTTCTCTAGAACTCACGTCAATTTCCAACGTGTTCCCACCGTTGATACCTCAAACCCATTCATTGCCAATGACATCCCCTCAGCTGATGAAAGTATGGTGGTCATTCGCTTTGCCAATCCTAAGGGTATAGATTTCCCCTACTTGCTTTCTATGCTCGATGATTCCTGGATGACACGACCTAATACACTGGTGATTCCTGGGGGTAAAATGGGACTGGCTATGCAATTGATTTTTACACCGATGATTATGAAACTGATGGATATTAAAAATAAGTCCTTTTAA
- a CDS encoding class 1 fructose-bisphosphatase: MHLGRTTLSKFLIENISGTQDGAALAALLVDVAAAVKAISALSAKGALGGATGTLDTINVQGETQKPLDVLSNTAFVNTFQLGGLVAGVASEEMDDPFPIQPPHTRGPFLAIFDPLDGSSNIDSNVSVGSIFSILRAPETGEPVLQDYLQPGVKQVAAGYSVYGPATLMVITVGNGTHGFTLDREVGNFILTHPNMQIPADTNEFAINTSNERFWEPPVTRYIGECKAGKTGPRERDFNMRWIASMVAEVHRIMMRGGIFMYPRDTKDVSKPGRLRLMYEANPMGFIVEQAGGRASTGRERILDIQPDLIHQRVPVILGSRNEVDRVVHYHAQYDAGSDQPYESPLFNERGLYRP; encoded by the coding sequence ATGCATTTGGGAAGAACAACCTTATCGAAGTTTCTCATTGAGAATATTAGTGGCACACAAGACGGTGCAGCTCTTGCAGCCTTACTCGTTGACGTGGCGGCAGCAGTTAAAGCCATTTCTGCTTTAAGTGCCAAAGGGGCTTTAGGAGGCGCCACGGGCACCCTTGATACCATCAACGTACAGGGCGAAACACAAAAACCTTTAGATGTTTTATCTAACACCGCCTTTGTTAATACCTTTCAGTTAGGTGGTTTAGTGGCAGGAGTTGCTTCTGAAGAGATGGATGACCCCTTCCCGATTCAACCTCCTCATACCAGAGGACCTTTCTTAGCTATTTTTGATCCACTTGATGGCTCATCCAATATTGATAGCAATGTCTCTGTGGGATCAATTTTTTCTATTCTACGTGCCCCTGAAACAGGTGAGCCTGTTTTACAAGATTATTTACAACCAGGTGTAAAACAAGTGGCGGCAGGCTATTCTGTCTACGGTCCAGCCACACTCATGGTAATTACGGTGGGTAATGGTACCCATGGTTTTACGCTTGATCGTGAAGTGGGGAATTTCATCTTAACCCATCCTAATATGCAAATTCCTGCTGATACCAATGAGTTTGCTATAAATACCTCTAATGAGCGTTTTTGGGAGCCTCCTGTCACGCGCTACATTGGTGAATGTAAAGCAGGCAAAACGGGTCCTCGAGAAAGAGACTTTAATATGCGCTGGATTGCCTCAATGGTGGCTGAAGTGCATCGCATTATGATGCGTGGCGGTATTTTTATGTACCCACGAGATACCAAGGACGTCAGTAAACCTGGTCGTTTACGCTTAATGTATGAGGCTAACCCCATGGGCTTCATTGTGGAACAAGCGGGAGGACGCGCATCAACTGGACGTGAGCGAATTTTAGATATTCAACCGGATCTCATTCACCAACGTGTACCCGTCATTTTAGGTTCGCGAAACGAAGTGGACCGGGTTGTACATTATCACGCCCAATATGATGCAGGGTCAGATCAACCTTATGAATCGCCACTCTTTAATGAGCGCGGTTTATATCGTCCATAA
- a CDS encoding nitric oxide reductase activation protein NorD, whose translation MTSQLGEYQELISELPERVQELVHEHWHEACRSLSPLGLHHYLQGALSLTHLRRGEEVILAWVTCCPLISKDIGDEILDDLINCALSLSSKTSATVVERVLSTSPIAARRLNDKELFVQYLQFLQQLSASAPRGIRPMLENLERLFEQLTLGGLRRWAQWGASAYKTQFEEQLQYFSLTSRESLAVLQQERKGVLLVDIQRRINMYLRALWGRDFFMRPTAGDLDNRQGSQPFIEDYLFHLPDALDDFAGISAIELYRATAAHCAAHMVETTTPLSAEALNPLQMAIIGLIEDARVEALSCQRFPGLKKLWGGFHTITPEQNHRAADYFARLARALIDDTYIDPDPWVNEGKVLFTTQQQRLHDNQLSWDIGVTLAHRFLEKRLEFNPRQDVITIPYRDDNRYFWEFEGFDFERALEAGYESTKQIRKHVNVMEMANEVDVENAGEDAEEIWVLPTELYPYEDMGVSYNESEGTPPISDPYYYSEWDYHIQLDRPSWSTVFEKHSNSDDPEKINAITLEHKRLISRMKFLLDALQPQGVTRLRKLEDGDEIDLNRAIDSAIELRMNKQPDPRIMMRSIRKVRDIAVLVLLDLSQSTNDKVVGSDKTILDLTREAAALLADAIHKVGDPFAIHGFCSDGRHEVSYFRFKDFDQDYSDQAKAKLSGMTGQLSTRMGAALRHAGQHMAKQRAQKKLVLLITDGEPADIDVRDPQYLRQDTKKAVESLGRQGVQTFCMSLDPRADQYVSRIFGIKNYMVVDRVERLPEKLPLLYASLTR comes from the coding sequence ATGACCTCTCAATTAGGTGAATACCAAGAACTGATTAGTGAATTGCCAGAGCGCGTGCAGGAGTTAGTACACGAGCACTGGCATGAAGCCTGTCGTTCTCTCTCGCCTTTGGGATTACATCATTACCTTCAAGGGGCACTCTCTCTCACCCACTTAAGACGTGGAGAAGAAGTCATATTGGCTTGGGTGACATGTTGCCCGTTAATTAGTAAAGATATTGGTGATGAGATACTTGATGATCTCATTAACTGCGCCCTTTCTTTGTCATCTAAAACCTCTGCAACGGTTGTGGAACGCGTCTTAAGTACTAGCCCCATTGCAGCAAGACGCTTAAACGATAAAGAACTTTTTGTGCAGTATTTACAGTTTCTCCAACAACTCTCAGCCAGCGCTCCACGGGGTATTCGACCCATGCTAGAGAATCTAGAGAGACTGTTTGAACAACTCACATTGGGAGGATTGCGACGCTGGGCTCAATGGGGAGCCAGTGCGTATAAAACCCAATTTGAAGAACAACTACAGTACTTTTCGCTCACCAGTCGTGAGTCTTTAGCTGTATTACAGCAAGAACGAAAAGGTGTCTTACTCGTTGATATTCAACGACGTATTAATATGTACTTACGAGCGCTCTGGGGACGTGACTTTTTTATGCGCCCCACCGCAGGTGACCTTGATAATCGACAAGGGAGCCAACCCTTCATTGAAGACTATTTATTTCATCTGCCTGATGCCCTAGATGATTTTGCTGGCATTTCAGCCATTGAACTCTATCGAGCCACCGCCGCCCATTGCGCAGCACACATGGTGGAGACGACAACTCCCTTATCTGCTGAAGCCTTGAATCCCTTACAAATGGCCATCATTGGACTGATTGAGGACGCCCGTGTTGAAGCATTGAGTTGTCAGCGCTTTCCTGGCCTTAAAAAACTATGGGGTGGTTTTCATACCATTACTCCAGAACAAAATCATCGTGCCGCAGATTACTTTGCTCGTCTAGCACGAGCATTAATTGACGACACCTATATTGACCCTGATCCATGGGTCAATGAAGGAAAAGTATTATTTACAACACAACAACAACGCCTTCACGATAACCAGCTCTCTTGGGATATCGGTGTCACGTTGGCTCATCGCTTCTTAGAAAAACGACTTGAATTTAATCCACGTCAAGATGTAATAACTATCCCCTATAGAGATGACAATCGCTATTTCTGGGAATTTGAGGGGTTTGATTTTGAGCGCGCTCTTGAAGCGGGATATGAATCCACCAAGCAAATCAGAAAACACGTTAATGTCATGGAAATGGCTAATGAAGTGGATGTAGAAAATGCGGGGGAAGATGCTGAGGAGATTTGGGTTTTGCCCACCGAACTCTATCCCTATGAAGACATGGGGGTATCTTACAATGAGAGTGAAGGGACTCCTCCTATCTCTGATCCCTATTACTACAGTGAATGGGATTACCACATTCAACTCGATCGTCCCTCGTGGAGTACAGTATTTGAAAAACACAGCAACAGTGACGATCCAGAAAAAATTAACGCTATTACCCTAGAACATAAACGTCTTATTTCACGCATGAAATTCCTTCTTGATGCCCTTCAGCCTCAAGGGGTGACGCGTTTGCGTAAACTCGAAGATGGCGATGAAATCGATTTAAATCGGGCCATTGATAGCGCCATTGAACTGCGAATGAATAAACAACCTGATCCGCGCATCATGATGCGCTCGATCAGAAAAGTGCGTGATATTGCCGTTTTGGTATTACTTGATCTCTCCCAATCCACCAATGACAAAGTGGTGGGTAGTGACAAAACTATTCTTGATTTAACCAGAGAGGCTGCTGCACTGTTAGCTGATGCCATACACAAGGTGGGTGACCCTTTTGCCATTCATGGCTTTTGTTCAGACGGACGCCATGAGGTCAGTTACTTTCGCTTTAAAGATTTTGACCAAGACTATAGCGATCAAGCAAAAGCCAAACTCTCTGGCATGACAGGACAATTATCCACACGCATGGGAGCGGCTCTACGTCATGCAGGTCAGCATATGGCCAAGCAGCGTGCACAAAAAAAATTGGTGTTATTGATTACCGATGGTGAACCCGCAGATATCGATGTACGTGATCCGCAATATCTGCGTCAAGACACTAAAAAAGCAGTAGAAAGTTTAGGACGTCAAGGGGTTCAGACTTTCTGCATGAGTCTTGATCCACGGGCAGATCAGTATGTGTCCCGGATTTTTGGTATAAAAAACTATATGGTGGTTGATCGGGTAGAACGCTTACCTGAAAAATTACCTCTACTGTATGCGTCACTCACACGCTGA